In Eremothecium gossypii ATCC 10895 chromosome V, complete sequence, the genomic stretch CCGGGCGCGCGCAGACGCCGCCGTCCAGCGCAAAATCAAGCGTCGCGACAACGTGCTGGCTATGGACCCGCTGTCGAACGATGCCCTCTTCAAGAACTGAGCTGTCCGCATCTGTAGTTGAAATGTATGCTATTTTCACATTACAAAATCATATATAAATTGTTCCGCCCGCAGCGCTCACTGCTTCGCAGAGTGCTTCTCAAGGTACTCCTGGATGAACttctcctcgtcctcggACGCTGCCTTCCACACTGGCTTCGCCTCCGCCTTCTTGAACGGGTTTGGGATGACAAGCAGCGACGCAAGGCCGATGGTGGCCAGCGATAGCTGGTGTGGCTGGAAAGTTCTGCCCAAGATTGTGTATGCGGCTCCCATCACGCAGTATAGTTCGACGCTAGTGGTGCTCTTGGGCTAGCGCTGGTGCTCGTCCAGCAATTTTTAACTTTCCGCCAGCAACCAGCCCGTGCACCACACCCCAAGCCGTGCTCAGCAAAAAAAATGGACGAGACCGGAATCGAACCGATGACCTCTCCCATGCTAAGGGAGCGCGCTACCAACTACGCCACACGCCCAGATATGAAACTCGGGTTTGCGAGTCACATGAAGACCCCAATTCCACATCACGTGTGCAAAACCCAGCGGCTCGCCAAGCGGCGCTGTCAGAAATGTGCCCTGAGACCACAATGTAAGCAGGTCCATCAGCGAATAGGAGGTACTTTATGCGGATAGGAGGTGCAGCG encodes the following:
- the ATP19 gene encoding F1F0 ATP synthase subunit k (Syntenic homolog of Saccharomyces cerevisiae YOL077W-A (ATP19)) — protein: MGAAYTILGRTFQPHQLSLATIGLASLLVIPNPFKKAEAKPVWKAASEDEEKFIQEYLEKHSAKQ